CCACACTTAGCATACATATCAAGAAGAGCATTTTTCGTATGAGTATCAGATGGAGCCCCATTGATCTCAATGTACCAATGGACAAACTTTCCCAGCTCCACATCATGAATCCTGGAACAAACAGATAGCAAACTGACAAACGTGTGGCCATCCGGCTCGATCCCATCTTCCCTCATTCCACCAAAAAGGAAGAAAGCTTCTTCCCACAGACCAATCTTTGCATAACCATTGATCATAGAGTTCCACGACACAAGATTCGTGAACTCCATCAAATCAAAAACTTTCCCGGCACAGTCAATCATCCCACAACTAGCATAGAAGTTTATAAACCCGTTTTGAATCATTACATAAGActcaaaaaaccctaatttgacaGCTTGTAAATGCAGCGAAATCCCTTCCCCACACGCCTTCTGAAAAGCACAAGCTTTCAGAACAAAAGGGAATGTGAACTCATTCGGCGTTAAACCAAAACGCGACATTTTCAAGTAAAGAGAAATCGCCTTATCTGAGTTTATCCGACTGGAAAAGGCCCTTATTAAGGTGTTGTAAATGTGCCTATTCGGTTGAGGAATTCTGTCGAACAGGTACTGCGCGTATTGCAGGTCGGCAGAGGCTGATAGAGCAGCGAAGGATATTAGCTTGCTAACCCAGACGGCGTCGCCGGCAAGGCCACGGATGGTGATTTGGGCCTGGAGAGCTTTCAGGTGGCTCATCGACGAGCATTTTTCGATCAAACAATCGAAATTTAGTGAAGAGTTTGGGGCGGCGGAAGTGTGTAGAGAGCTTGGGAAAGTGTGTTTGAAGTGTGTAACAACAGTCAGTTGTCTAGAAAACTTGAGCATTGGCTCTACATTCCAATGTTCCTCATCATAATTTTGGCGATAAACATAAATCTGTCTCTCTATATGCACTTTTATTATCGCATATGAAGCGACTTTTCCCAAATAAGTATCTGCAAGCcaatatatatactactcccttcgattgtacattttgttattttagtaCGTTTCATagaagttgagtcattttcatttataataaaagtaacattttttttctcacTTGTGTTATTCTGTCTTCATCTTTCtacttttttcatttcctattttagtcttcatttacttaactcgtttaacacaatttttcttaaatcacgcGCCGAAAGGAAACATCCCCACTAATATGGAACGGGGGTACAATTTTATACCTACTCCTTCCTCCACCATTTAAAATATCACTTTGATTCGATACAGTTTTTAAAAAGTTCAAaaactttgtgaagaaaaataaatGGCAAATTAGTTGAAATGTGAAACTCATTTTGTAATAGATTGTGAATCTAAAAAGTTAGTACAGTGTGAGATCTGCATACCgaatagaaaaatataaataaatagtactccctaaGTTCCTTATTAATAGAGATATTTCTTTTCGGCAAGAAGTTTAAGAATAGTATattaaatggatggtggaaaaagtaagaaagatgatgagagaataaagtaaaagtgagaatgattttttgctaaaaatcgaaatgactcaattaatttggaacttaccaaaatatagaaatgactcaattaatttggaacttactaaaatataaaaattactctattaacatggaacagaAGGAGTAGTTCTTTAAATTGTATGCAGAATGAGTATTTTATAAGAGTTAGAATGGAGTACATTTAAAAAGGCAAATTATCTTCAATTTttgattcatttttaatttttttttctatagaatttatatataaaaattaaatttggcTTTGTTCAAATTGTACTTAGTTAGATAACATTTATAacggcacaagttttaatgaataattggtaaagtaagagtgaaatagatagaaaaaatgattgaaatatTAGTAGTAGAGAATGTAATCTAccttagaaaaaaaattacttaaataaaattggtcTACTTTTAAGGAATAttccaaaaatgacaaatgttaTATTTTTACGGGACCATGATGGAGGATGGAGGATTTTACATTTCACAACTGTTCCCAATTGTCACGAAGTTGTATGTGCGAAATATTACtgaaaataattattgttaatGTACACCATCTTAAAATTGAGGAGTTTCGATGATCCCTTTTCACTTGCAACAAAACTcgaaacaagaaaagaaaaagcaaGCATAAAAAACTAAGACTATTCAAGCTGCGCATACCAGACGCCCTGGATCTTGACATCTTTGGGCGCCTTTGATCCCAAATCCGTATCCGACGGCTGAATGCTCTCAAACACCCCGATCACCTCCCCCGTCTCCGGCTTGCTCTTCGTCACGCTCAGCGTGATATTCCCCGTCAGCGACGCCACATTCTTGTTGTTCTCCTTCTCCAGCTCCTCCTCGTCCCCACGGCCCCCAGCCGGCAGCGCCACGGCGTTGTCGTAACCAGTGGACCCACCGCGGCCCTTCGGGTCGAGGAAGGACGAGCCCCGGTAGGACGGCACCAGGAACTCCCCGCCGAAGCTCTCGGGCTTTCCAGAAGCTACTAGATTCTTGATGGTGAAGAGGAAGGGCACGCGCTCGCCTCCGGGGAGCTGGACGGTGACGGCCGCGTAGTCGATGCCGTCCTTCTCCTCGAACTTGAGGGTGCCGTCCTGGGAGACCTCCAAGGGGCCCTCGATCTCGTCCAGCGTGTAGGTCAGCCGCGTCATCAGCTTCGTCTTCTGGAACTCTGCTGGGGCGTTCTTGCTCACGCCCTCCGCTTTCACGGTGAACGAGGTTGGCTCCAGGCATAATTTCTTGGCGTTGTACTTGCCTGCCTTGAAGGCGAACGACTCGACGCCGCCGTCGATGGTGGGGCACTGGTTGGCCGTCCCGGTGCCTTTCACTTCTAGGTAGGTCTTGCTCTGGATCTCGTCGAAAGTTAGCCTCTTCGGCACACCTTCAGCACTTGCTCCCTAACAACGTGCATGTGTCAAAAGAGAACTGAAACTGCTATATAAGTCTAATGGTGACTCATCATCGTATCGCTGAATTGGTTTTAGGATAGAATCCTATAGATTTCTATTATGCTATTGCAGACTATAGGCTAAATTTAACTAACCATGGACTGAAACTGAAAAATGCTGATATAGCAATTGTACTTTAAATGTTGGCCGATCTGATAAAGGACTTGTCGGATGCAATAATAACAAAAACCTCCCTAAAATCCACATTAACATTAACAGACTGAGGGAGGGTGCTGGCAAATGAAACAACAATAACTACAACGGCATCGTAGATGAAGGGGGTGTGATGAATACCGAGACAAGGAGGGCGGAGGAAGCGAGGGCGAAGCCAGCGATCTTTGCTGCGTCGGTGCATTTGTGAGC
This portion of the Salvia splendens isolate huo1 chromosome 10, SspV2, whole genome shotgun sequence genome encodes:
- the LOC121752960 gene encoding oxygen-evolving enhancer protein 1, chloroplastic-like; the encoded protein is MATSSLQAAATFMQPTKAGRSSLHFRPAQGISKAVGVEPSAARLTCSLQDFAHKCTDAAKIAGFALASSALLVSGASAEGVPKRLTFDEIQSKTYLEVKGTGTANQCPTIDGGVESFAFKAGKYNAKKLCLEPTSFTVKAEGVSKNAPAEFQKTKLMTRLTYTLDEIEGPLEVSQDGTLKFEEKDGIDYAAVTVQLPGGERVPFLFTIKNLVASGKPESFGGEFLVPSYRGSSFLDPKGRGGSTGYDNAVALPAGGRGDEEELEKENNKNVASLTGNITLSVTKSKPETGEVIGVFESIQPSDTDLGSKAPKDVKIQGVWYAQLE